A genomic region of Desulfuromonas sp. contains the following coding sequences:
- a CDS encoding NAD(+) diphosphatase, translated as MLPESFLTPYHLPFNQTCLASRFEFLTHDQDPGDRGSWLLIQGGELALFEDGQNQTLPDGTLPPGIDPETALYIGQWQGRPCRVVSLDPDTRLPDQYLMRGLTSQVPKLSIELLSLGGLARQILYWDANSQYCGRCGRKQSWLPGEWGKVCEQCGTHHFPHIHPCIIVVVRRVGEILMTRKAEWPEGRYSLVAGFLDMGECLEEAVIREVKEETGVEVENIRYIGSQSWPFPSQLMCGFVADYAGGEVVVEEKELEDVRWFPIDALPNLPPKRSISRYLIDNFKEQG; from the coding sequence ATGTTGCCCGAATCTTTTCTGACACCGTACCACCTTCCGTTCAACCAGACCTGTCTGGCCAGCCGGTTCGAATTCCTGACGCATGACCAGGACCCGGGCGACCGGGGGAGCTGGCTCCTTATTCAGGGAGGTGAACTGGCCCTGTTCGAAGATGGTCAGAACCAGACTTTGCCGGACGGGACATTGCCGCCCGGCATTGATCCGGAAACAGCTCTCTATATCGGCCAGTGGCAGGGGCGGCCCTGCCGGGTTGTCAGCCTTGATCCGGACACCAGGCTGCCGGATCAATATCTGATGCGCGGCTTAACCAGCCAGGTGCCCAAGCTGTCGATCGAGCTGCTCTCCCTCGGCGGTCTGGCCCGACAGATTCTATACTGGGACGCCAACAGTCAATATTGCGGTCGATGCGGCCGGAAACAGAGCTGGCTGCCGGGGGAATGGGGCAAAGTATGCGAGCAATGTGGAACCCATCATTTTCCGCATATCCATCCTTGCATTATCGTTGTTGTTCGACGGGTCGGTGAAATCCTGATGACCCGTAAGGCTGAATGGCCGGAGGGCCGCTACAGTCTGGTTGCCGGTTTCCTCGATATGGGCGAATGCCTGGAAGAGGCGGTTATCCGGGAGGTTAAGGAGGAGACCGGGGTCGAGGTTGAGAATATCCGTTATATCGGCAGCCAGAGCTGGCCCTTTCCGAGCCAGCTGATGTGCGGTTTCGTCGCCGACTATGCCGGCGGCGAGGTTGTCGTCGAGGAAAAGGAGCTGGAAGACGTACGCTGGTTCCCGATCGATGCGCT